In Syngnathus scovelli strain Florida chromosome 10, RoL_Ssco_1.2, whole genome shotgun sequence, the following are encoded in one genomic region:
- the usp46 gene encoding ubiquitin carboxyl-terminal hydrolase 46, with protein sequence MTVRNIASICNMGTNASALEKDIGPEQFPINEHYFGLVNFGNTCYCNSVLQALYFCRPFRENVLAYKAQQKKKENLLTCLADLFHSITTQKKKVGVIPPKKFISRLRKENDLFDNYMQQDAHEFLNYLLNTVADILQEEKKQEKQNGRLKNHGPPVEAETTTTENKTEPTWVHDIFQGTLTNETRCLNCETVSSKDEDFLDLSVDVEQNTSITHCLRDFSNTETLCSEYKYYCEMCCSKQEAQKRMCVKKLPMILALHLKRFKYMEQLHRYTKLSYRVVFPLELRLFNTSSDAVNLDRMYDLVAVVVHCGSGPNRGHYITIVKSHAFWLLFDDDIVEKIDAHAIEEFYGLTSDISKNSESGYILFYQSRE encoded by the exons ATGACTGTCAGAAACATCGCCTCCATTTGTAATATG GGCACCAATGCCTCGGCTCTGGAGAAAGACATCGGCCCCGAGCAGTTCCCCATCAATGAGCACTACTTTGGTCTGGTCAAT TTTGGCAACACGTGCTACTGCAACTCGGTGCTGCAGGCGCTTTACTTCTGCCGGCCCTTTCGCGAGAACGTGCTGGCCTACAAGGCCcagcagaagaagaaggagaaccTGCTCACCTGCCTGGCCGACCTCTTCCACTCCATCACCACGCAGAAGAAGAAAGTGGGCGTCATCCCACCCAAGAAGTTCATCTCGCGCCTGCGCAAGGAGAACG ACCTCTTCGACAATTATATGCAGCAGGACGCCCACGAGTTCCTCAACTACCTGCTGAACACGGTGGCTGACATCCtgcaggaggagaagaagcaggagAAGCAGAACGGTCGCCTGAAGAACCACGGCCCCCCCGTCGAGGCCGAGACAACGACGACCGAGAACAAGACAGAGCCCACCTGGGTGCACGACATCTTCCAAGGCACGCTGACCAACGAGACGCGCTGCCTCAACTGCGAGACG GTGAGCAGCAAAGATGAGGATTTCCTCGACCTTTCCGTGGACGTGGAGCAGAACACGTCCATCACGCACTGCCTCAG GGACTTCAGCAACACGGAGACGCTGTGCAGTGAATATAAGTACTACTGTGAGATGTGCTGCAGCAAGCAGGAGGCGCAGAAACG AATGTGCGTGAAGAAACTGCCCATGATTCTGGCGCTGCACCTGAAGCGCTTCAAGTACATGGAGCAGCTGCACCGCTACACCAAGCTGTCCTACCGCGTAGTCTTCCCCCtggagctccgcctcttcaacaCGTCCAGCGACGCCGTCAACCTGGACCGCATGTATGATCTGGTTGCTGTGGTGGTCCACTGTGGAAG CGGTCCGAACCGAGGGCATTACATCACCATCGTGAAGAGCCATGCCTTCTGGCTGCTGTTTGACGACGACATCGTGGAG AAAATCGACGCTCACGCCATCGAAGAGTTTTACGGACTTACCTCAGACATTTCCAAGAACTCCGAGTCGGGATACATCCTCTTCTACCAGTCCAGGGAGTGA
- the spata18 gene encoding mitochondria-eating protein isoform X5, with protein sequence MADALNALVSQSCFNVLQDKLERWQREYHVISCDENMNRCCEMMELTAKIQGQLFAILNSVAADGQHTDGVATLKTRLLPWLGSCFLPLRPPVHKDAGFSVLQDLAEEERKLTELSSGKMSDAQWLEPQLCSTRLQLESLQAGLDDGHTDLNQTKSKTATTEDELLQLKENLRAVYLQNDLYKKKLDSCHDYERQMSKWRNEISYLSSQRLARSNSVRSETMAWSQLTSSSRLLRVVSRFSDLYNVERKEAQLQLQGYLNDLETVQRIIFIAMVESFKAAKLAHRLFRLRARKTLSLCHFGPESLEDTVLDYIVRNQDLYDVENSVDEVLSAMNLNSRIASIPKINFSVARPLIRETCKLAFTMQTLDPPIDLAFASDGELFISSNPTC encoded by the exons ATGGCAGATGCTTTAAACGCGCTGGTCAGTCAGTCCTGTTTCAACGTTTTACAAGACAAGTTGGAAAGATGGCAAAGAGAGTATcat GTGATTTCCTGTGATGAGAATATGAATCGGTGCTGTGAGATGATGGAATTAACTGCCAAAATCCAAGGGCAGCTTTTTGCCATCCTTAACTCTGTAGCTGCTGATG GTCAACACACTGACGGCGTGGCCACGCTAAAAACACGTCTACTTCCATGGCTGGGCTCTTGTTTCTTGCCATTGCGGCCCCCTGTCCACAAAGACGCTGGTTTCAGTGTCTTGCAG GATTTGGCAGAAGAGGAGCGTAAGCTTACAGAGCTATCTAGCGGCAAGATGAGCGACGCACAGTGGCTGGAGCCTCAGCTGTGCTCCACTCGGCTGCAGTTGGAATCGCTCCAGGCAGG GCTGGACGATGGTCACACGGATCTGAACCAGACAAAAAGCAAAACAGCCACCACTGAGGATGAACTACTGCAACTGAAAGAGAA ctTGAGAGCAGTATATTTACAAAATGACCTCTACAAGAAGAAGTTGGATTCTTGTCACGATTACGAGCGTCAGATGTCCAAGTGGAGGAATGAAATATCGTATCTGAGCTCACAGAG GCTGGCCAGAAGTAATTCGGTGAGATCCGAGACGATGGCATGGTCGCAGCTCACCAGCTCGTCACGTCTCCTGCGCGTGGTCTCGCGCTTCAGCGACCTGTACAATGTGGAGCGTAAGGAGGCGCAGCTGCAACTTCAGGGCTACTTGAACGACTTGGAAACGGTCCAGAGGATCATCTTCATTGCCATGGTG GAGTCCTTCAAGGCAGCCAAACTGGCTCACCGTCTCTTCAGGCTGCGCGCTCGCAAGACTCTCTCATTGTGTCACTTCGGGCCTGAAAGCCTGGAAGATACCGTGTTGGACTACATTGTTCGAAACCAGGACCTCTATGACGTGGAGAATAGTGTGGAC gaagtactcAGCGCTATGAACCTCAACTCTCGCATCGCTTCTATTCCAAAAATCAACTTCTCCGTGGCGCGCCCCTTAATTAGGGAGACCTGCAAGCTGGCCTTCACCATGCAGACGTTGGACCCGCCCATTGACTTGGCCTTTGCCAGCGATGGAGAACTTTTCATTAGCAGCAA TCCTACTTGTTGA
- the sgcb gene encoding beta-sarcoglycan — protein sequence MASEQESANGPVKKSMREKAIERRGANKEHNSNFKAGYVPIEEERLHKTGLRGRKGNMAVCVIVLLFLLALINLIITLIIWTVIRIGPNGCDSMEFHESGLLRFKQKADMGVIHPLHKSTVGGRKDQDLLIVGNNNPVVFQQGTSKLSVEKDKTSVVSDTGISFTDPRTQTTFFSTDYDNHEFHLPKGVKVLSVKKASTERITSNAASDLNIRGDSKAIIRGNEGVNIMGRTVEFRMGGDIELRAENSIVLNGSVMFNATRIPNSVGDVYFDEGVERYKLCMCADGTLFRVLVKYPNMGCQTSDNPCRNTHQGL from the exons ATGGCTTCCGAGCAG GAGAGCGCCAATGGGCCGGTGAAGAAGTCCATGCGAGAGAAGGCAATCGAGAGACGTGGTGCCAACAAGGAACACAACAGCAACTTCAAGGCGGGCTACGTACCCATCGAGGAGGAGCGTCTGCACAAGACGGGTCTTCGCGGGCGCAAGGGCAACATGGCCGTGTGTGTCATCGTGCTTCTTTTCCTCCTCGCTTTGATTAACCTTATT ATCACTCTGATCATATGGACGGTGATTCGGATCGGTCCGAACGGATGCGACAGCATGGAGTTTCACGAATCGGGTCTGCTGCGCTTCAAGCAGAAGGCAGACATGGGTGTTATTCATCCACTGCACAAAAGCACTGTGGGGGGTCGTAAGGACCAAGACCTACTCATCGTCGGCAACAACAACCCG GTAGTGTTCCAGCAGGGCACCTCCAAGCTGAGCGTGGAAAAAGACAAGACATCGGTAGTCAGCGACACCGGGATATCCTTCACTGACCCCCGCACCCAGACCACTTTCTTCAGCACCGACTACGACAACCACGAGTTCCACCTCCCCAAAGGCGTCAAGGTGCTCAGTGTCAAGAAGGCCTCCACAGAAAGG ATCACCAGCAATGCCGCGTCGGACTTGAACATCCGCGGGGACAGCAAGGCCATCATTCGCGGCAACGAAGGCGTCAACATCATGGGCCGCACCGTCGAGTTCAGAATGGGCGGCGACATTGAGCTCAGAGCC GAGAACAGCATCGTGCTGAACGGCTCTGTGATGTTCAACGCCACCCGCATCCCCAATTCGGTGGGCGACGTGTACTTCGACGAAGGCGTGGAGCGCTACAAGCTGTGCATGTGCGCCGACGGGACGCTGTTCCGTGTGCTGGTCAAATATCCCAACATGGGCTGCCAGACTTCAGACAACCCATGCCGAAACACACACCAAGGACTGTAA
- the spata18 gene encoding mitochondria-eating protein isoform X1 — protein MADALNALVSQSCFNVLQDKLERWQREYHVISCDENMNRCCEMMELTAKIQGQLFAILNSVAADGQHTDGVATLKTRLLPWLGSCFLPLRPPVHKDAGFSVLQDLAEEERKLTELSSGKMSDAQWLEPQLCSTRLQLESLQAGLDDGHTDLNQTKSKTATTEDELLQLKENLRAVYLQNDLYKKKLDSCHDYERQMSKWRNEISYLSSQRLARSNSVRSETMAWSQLTSSSRLLRVVSRFSDLYNVERKEAQLQLQGYLNDLETVQRIIFIAMVESFKAAKLAHRLFRLRARKTLSLCHFGPESLEDTVLDYIVRNQDLYDVENSVDEVLSAMNLNSRIASIPKINFSVARPLIRETCKLAFTMQTLDPPIDLAFASDGELFISSKYGTKKQIIPNSTNLVLLVEQVPAQPRLGPLGPAGLLPRVARSDARRNRACQGRSRDQERNCVEQKPAELRALTLSQSNSQFYV, from the exons ATGGCAGATGCTTTAAACGCGCTGGTCAGTCAGTCCTGTTTCAACGTTTTACAAGACAAGTTGGAAAGATGGCAAAGAGAGTATcat GTGATTTCCTGTGATGAGAATATGAATCGGTGCTGTGAGATGATGGAATTAACTGCCAAAATCCAAGGGCAGCTTTTTGCCATCCTTAACTCTGTAGCTGCTGATG GTCAACACACTGACGGCGTGGCCACGCTAAAAACACGTCTACTTCCATGGCTGGGCTCTTGTTTCTTGCCATTGCGGCCCCCTGTCCACAAAGACGCTGGTTTCAGTGTCTTGCAG GATTTGGCAGAAGAGGAGCGTAAGCTTACAGAGCTATCTAGCGGCAAGATGAGCGACGCACAGTGGCTGGAGCCTCAGCTGTGCTCCACTCGGCTGCAGTTGGAATCGCTCCAGGCAGG GCTGGACGATGGTCACACGGATCTGAACCAGACAAAAAGCAAAACAGCCACCACTGAGGATGAACTACTGCAACTGAAAGAGAA ctTGAGAGCAGTATATTTACAAAATGACCTCTACAAGAAGAAGTTGGATTCTTGTCACGATTACGAGCGTCAGATGTCCAAGTGGAGGAATGAAATATCGTATCTGAGCTCACAGAG GCTGGCCAGAAGTAATTCGGTGAGATCCGAGACGATGGCATGGTCGCAGCTCACCAGCTCGTCACGTCTCCTGCGCGTGGTCTCGCGCTTCAGCGACCTGTACAATGTGGAGCGTAAGGAGGCGCAGCTGCAACTTCAGGGCTACTTGAACGACTTGGAAACGGTCCAGAGGATCATCTTCATTGCCATGGTG GAGTCCTTCAAGGCAGCCAAACTGGCTCACCGTCTCTTCAGGCTGCGCGCTCGCAAGACTCTCTCATTGTGTCACTTCGGGCCTGAAAGCCTGGAAGATACCGTGTTGGACTACATTGTTCGAAACCAGGACCTCTATGACGTGGAGAATAGTGTGGAC gaagtactcAGCGCTATGAACCTCAACTCTCGCATCGCTTCTATTCCAAAAATCAACTTCTCCGTGGCGCGCCCCTTAATTAGGGAGACCTGCAAGCTGGCCTTCACCATGCAGACGTTGGACCCGCCCATTGACTTGGCCTTTGCCAGCGATGGAGAACTTTTCATTAGCAGCAAGTAcggcacaaaaaaacaaatcattccAAACTCCACAAATTTAGTCCTACTTGTTGAACAGGTACCGGCGCAGCCCCGACTCGGACCTCTCGGCCCAGCTGGTCTCCTACCACGTGTGGCCCGCTCTGATGCAAGGCGGAACCGTGCGTGCCAAGGGCGAAGCCGTGACCAAGAAAGGAACTGTG TGGAGCAGAAGCCCGCTGAGCTTCGTGCGCTCACGCTCTCTCAGTCCAACTCGCAATTTT ACGTTTAA
- the spata18 gene encoding mitochondria-eating protein isoform X4 — protein sequence MNRCCEMMELTAKIQGQLFAILNSVAADGQHTDGVATLKTRLLPWLGSCFLPLRPPVHKDAGFSVLQDLAEEERKLTELSSGKMSDAQWLEPQLCSTRLQLESLQAGLDDGHTDLNQTKSKTATTEDELLQLKENLRAVYLQNDLYKKKLDSCHDYERQMSKWRNEISYLSSQRLARSNSVRSETMAWSQLTSSSRLLRVVSRFSDLYNVERKEAQLQLQGYLNDLETVQRIIFIAMVESFKAAKLAHRLFRLRARKTLSLCHFGPESLEDTVLDYIVRNQDLYDVENSVDEVLSAMNLNSRIASIPKINFSVARPLIRETCKLAFTMQTLDPPIDLAFASDGELFISSKYGTKKQIIPNSTNLVLLVEQVPAQPRLGPLGPAGLLPRVARSDARRNRACQGRSRDQERNCVEQKPAELRALTLSQSNSQFYV from the exons ATGAATCGGTGCTGTGAGATGATGGAATTAACTGCCAAAATCCAAGGGCAGCTTTTTGCCATCCTTAACTCTGTAGCTGCTGATG GTCAACACACTGACGGCGTGGCCACGCTAAAAACACGTCTACTTCCATGGCTGGGCTCTTGTTTCTTGCCATTGCGGCCCCCTGTCCACAAAGACGCTGGTTTCAGTGTCTTGCAG GATTTGGCAGAAGAGGAGCGTAAGCTTACAGAGCTATCTAGCGGCAAGATGAGCGACGCACAGTGGCTGGAGCCTCAGCTGTGCTCCACTCGGCTGCAGTTGGAATCGCTCCAGGCAGG GCTGGACGATGGTCACACGGATCTGAACCAGACAAAAAGCAAAACAGCCACCACTGAGGATGAACTACTGCAACTGAAAGAGAA ctTGAGAGCAGTATATTTACAAAATGACCTCTACAAGAAGAAGTTGGATTCTTGTCACGATTACGAGCGTCAGATGTCCAAGTGGAGGAATGAAATATCGTATCTGAGCTCACAGAG GCTGGCCAGAAGTAATTCGGTGAGATCCGAGACGATGGCATGGTCGCAGCTCACCAGCTCGTCACGTCTCCTGCGCGTGGTCTCGCGCTTCAGCGACCTGTACAATGTGGAGCGTAAGGAGGCGCAGCTGCAACTTCAGGGCTACTTGAACGACTTGGAAACGGTCCAGAGGATCATCTTCATTGCCATGGTG GAGTCCTTCAAGGCAGCCAAACTGGCTCACCGTCTCTTCAGGCTGCGCGCTCGCAAGACTCTCTCATTGTGTCACTTCGGGCCTGAAAGCCTGGAAGATACCGTGTTGGACTACATTGTTCGAAACCAGGACCTCTATGACGTGGAGAATAGTGTGGAC gaagtactcAGCGCTATGAACCTCAACTCTCGCATCGCTTCTATTCCAAAAATCAACTTCTCCGTGGCGCGCCCCTTAATTAGGGAGACCTGCAAGCTGGCCTTCACCATGCAGACGTTGGACCCGCCCATTGACTTGGCCTTTGCCAGCGATGGAGAACTTTTCATTAGCAGCAAGTAcggcacaaaaaaacaaatcattccAAACTCCACAAATTTAGTCCTACTTGTTGAACAGGTACCGGCGCAGCCCCGACTCGGACCTCTCGGCCCAGCTGGTCTCCTACCACGTGTGGCCCGCTCTGATGCAAGGCGGAACCGTGCGTGCCAAGGGCGAAGCCGTGACCAAGAAAGGAACTGTG TGGAGCAGAAGCCCGCTGAGCTTCGTGCGCTCACGCTCTCTCAGTCCAACTCGCAATTTT ACGTTTAA
- the spata18 gene encoding mitochondria-eating protein isoform X2: protein MADALNALVSQSCFNVLQDKLERWQREYHVISCDENMNRCCEMMELTAKIQGQLFAILNSVAADGQHTDGVATLKTRLLPWLGSCFLPLRPPVHKDAGFSVLQDLAEEERKLTELSSGKMSDAQWLEPQLCSTRLQLESLQAGLDDGHTDLNQTKSKTATTEDELLQLKENLRAVYLQNDLYKKKLDSCHDYERQMSKWRNEISYLSSQRLARSNSVRSETMAWSQLTSSSRLLRVVSRFSDLYNVERKEAQLQLQGYLNDLETVQRIIFIAMVESFKAAKLAHRLFRLRARKTLSLCHFGPESLEDTVLDYIVRNQDLYDVENSVDEVLSAMNLNSRIASIPKINFSVARPLIRETCKLAFTMQTLDPPIDLAFASDGELFISSKYGTKKQIIPNSTNLVLLVEQVPAQPRLGPLGPAGLLPRVARSDARRNRACQGRSRDQERNLEQKPAELRALTLSQSNSQFYV, encoded by the exons ATGGCAGATGCTTTAAACGCGCTGGTCAGTCAGTCCTGTTTCAACGTTTTACAAGACAAGTTGGAAAGATGGCAAAGAGAGTATcat GTGATTTCCTGTGATGAGAATATGAATCGGTGCTGTGAGATGATGGAATTAACTGCCAAAATCCAAGGGCAGCTTTTTGCCATCCTTAACTCTGTAGCTGCTGATG GTCAACACACTGACGGCGTGGCCACGCTAAAAACACGTCTACTTCCATGGCTGGGCTCTTGTTTCTTGCCATTGCGGCCCCCTGTCCACAAAGACGCTGGTTTCAGTGTCTTGCAG GATTTGGCAGAAGAGGAGCGTAAGCTTACAGAGCTATCTAGCGGCAAGATGAGCGACGCACAGTGGCTGGAGCCTCAGCTGTGCTCCACTCGGCTGCAGTTGGAATCGCTCCAGGCAGG GCTGGACGATGGTCACACGGATCTGAACCAGACAAAAAGCAAAACAGCCACCACTGAGGATGAACTACTGCAACTGAAAGAGAA ctTGAGAGCAGTATATTTACAAAATGACCTCTACAAGAAGAAGTTGGATTCTTGTCACGATTACGAGCGTCAGATGTCCAAGTGGAGGAATGAAATATCGTATCTGAGCTCACAGAG GCTGGCCAGAAGTAATTCGGTGAGATCCGAGACGATGGCATGGTCGCAGCTCACCAGCTCGTCACGTCTCCTGCGCGTGGTCTCGCGCTTCAGCGACCTGTACAATGTGGAGCGTAAGGAGGCGCAGCTGCAACTTCAGGGCTACTTGAACGACTTGGAAACGGTCCAGAGGATCATCTTCATTGCCATGGTG GAGTCCTTCAAGGCAGCCAAACTGGCTCACCGTCTCTTCAGGCTGCGCGCTCGCAAGACTCTCTCATTGTGTCACTTCGGGCCTGAAAGCCTGGAAGATACCGTGTTGGACTACATTGTTCGAAACCAGGACCTCTATGACGTGGAGAATAGTGTGGAC gaagtactcAGCGCTATGAACCTCAACTCTCGCATCGCTTCTATTCCAAAAATCAACTTCTCCGTGGCGCGCCCCTTAATTAGGGAGACCTGCAAGCTGGCCTTCACCATGCAGACGTTGGACCCGCCCATTGACTTGGCCTTTGCCAGCGATGGAGAACTTTTCATTAGCAGCAAGTAcggcacaaaaaaacaaatcattccAAACTCCACAAATTTAGTCCTACTTGTTGAACAGGTACCGGCGCAGCCCCGACTCGGACCTCTCGGCCCAGCTGGTCTCCTACCACGTGTGGCCCGCTCTGATGCAAGGCGGAACCGTGCGTGCCAAGGGCGAAGCCGTGACCAAGAAAGGAACT TGGAGCAGAAGCCCGCTGAGCTTCGTGCGCTCACGCTCTCTCAGTCCAACTCGCAATTTT ACGTTTAA
- the spata18 gene encoding mitochondria-eating protein isoform X3 — translation MADALNALVSQSCFNVLQDKLERWQREYHVISCDENMNRCCEMMELTAKIQGQLFAILNSVAADGQHTDGVATLKTRLLPWLGSCFLPLRPPVHKDAGFSVLQDLAEEERKLTELSSGKMSDAQWLEPQLCSTRLQLESLQAGLDDGHTDLNQTKSKTATTEDELLQLKENLRAVYLQNDLYKKKLDSCHDYERQMSKWRNEISYLSSQRLARSNSVRSETMAWSQLTSSSRLLRVVSRFSDLYNVERKEAQLQLQGYLNDLETVQRIIFIAMVESFKAAKLAHRLFRLRARKTLSLCHFGPESLEDTVLDYIVRNQDLYDVENSVDEVLSAMNLNSRIASIPKINFSVARPLIRETCKLAFTMQTLDPPIDLAFASDGELFISSKYRRSPDSDLSAQLVSYHVWPALMQGGTVRAKGEAVTKKGTVWSRSPLSFVRSRSLSPTRNFVS, via the exons ATGGCAGATGCTTTAAACGCGCTGGTCAGTCAGTCCTGTTTCAACGTTTTACAAGACAAGTTGGAAAGATGGCAAAGAGAGTATcat GTGATTTCCTGTGATGAGAATATGAATCGGTGCTGTGAGATGATGGAATTAACTGCCAAAATCCAAGGGCAGCTTTTTGCCATCCTTAACTCTGTAGCTGCTGATG GTCAACACACTGACGGCGTGGCCACGCTAAAAACACGTCTACTTCCATGGCTGGGCTCTTGTTTCTTGCCATTGCGGCCCCCTGTCCACAAAGACGCTGGTTTCAGTGTCTTGCAG GATTTGGCAGAAGAGGAGCGTAAGCTTACAGAGCTATCTAGCGGCAAGATGAGCGACGCACAGTGGCTGGAGCCTCAGCTGTGCTCCACTCGGCTGCAGTTGGAATCGCTCCAGGCAGG GCTGGACGATGGTCACACGGATCTGAACCAGACAAAAAGCAAAACAGCCACCACTGAGGATGAACTACTGCAACTGAAAGAGAA ctTGAGAGCAGTATATTTACAAAATGACCTCTACAAGAAGAAGTTGGATTCTTGTCACGATTACGAGCGTCAGATGTCCAAGTGGAGGAATGAAATATCGTATCTGAGCTCACAGAG GCTGGCCAGAAGTAATTCGGTGAGATCCGAGACGATGGCATGGTCGCAGCTCACCAGCTCGTCACGTCTCCTGCGCGTGGTCTCGCGCTTCAGCGACCTGTACAATGTGGAGCGTAAGGAGGCGCAGCTGCAACTTCAGGGCTACTTGAACGACTTGGAAACGGTCCAGAGGATCATCTTCATTGCCATGGTG GAGTCCTTCAAGGCAGCCAAACTGGCTCACCGTCTCTTCAGGCTGCGCGCTCGCAAGACTCTCTCATTGTGTCACTTCGGGCCTGAAAGCCTGGAAGATACCGTGTTGGACTACATTGTTCGAAACCAGGACCTCTATGACGTGGAGAATAGTGTGGAC gaagtactcAGCGCTATGAACCTCAACTCTCGCATCGCTTCTATTCCAAAAATCAACTTCTCCGTGGCGCGCCCCTTAATTAGGGAGACCTGCAAGCTGGCCTTCACCATGCAGACGTTGGACCCGCCCATTGACTTGGCCTTTGCCAGCGATGGAGAACTTTTCATTAGCAGCAA GTACCGGCGCAGCCCCGACTCGGACCTCTCGGCCCAGCTGGTCTCCTACCACGTGTGGCCCGCTCTGATGCAAGGCGGAACCGTGCGTGCCAAGGGCGAAGCCGTGACCAAGAAAGGAACTGTG TGGAGCAGAAGCCCGCTGAGCTTCGTGCGCTCACGCTCTCTCAGTCCAACTCGCAATTTTGTAAGTTAG